A genome region from Camarhynchus parvulus chromosome 15, STF_HiC, whole genome shotgun sequence includes the following:
- the ANAPC7 gene encoding anaphase-promoting complex subunit 7 — protein sequence MSVVEHVREMAAAGLHSNVRLLSGLLLTMSGNNPELFSPSQKYQLLVYHADSLFHDKEYRNAVSKYTMALQQKKALSKTSKVRPSTGNAASTPQSQCLPSEIEVKYKMAECYTMLKQDKDAIAILDGIPSRQRTPKINMMLANLYKKAGQERSSVTSYKEVLRQCPLALDAILGLLSLSVKGAEVASMTINIIQSIPNLDWLSVWIKAYAFVHTGDNTRAINTICSLEKKSLLRDNVDLLGSLADLYFRAGDNKNSILKFEQAQMLDPYLIKGMDVYGYLLAREGRLEDVENLGCRLFNISDQHAEPWVVSGCHSFYSKRYSRALYLGAKAIQLNSNSVQALLLKGAALRNMGRVQEAIIHFREAIRLAPCRLDCYEGLIECYLASNSIREAMVMANNVYKTLGANAQTLTLLATVCLEDPVTQEKAKTLLDKALTQRPDYIKAVVKKAELLSREQKYEDGIALLRNALANQSDCVLHRILGDFLVAVNEYQEAMDQYSIALSLDPNDQKSLEGLQKMEKEESPTDATQEEDVDDMEGSGEEGDLEGSDSEAAQWADQEQWFGMQ from the exons ATGAGTGTGGTGGAGCACGTGCGCGAGATGGCGGCCGCCGGGCTGCACTCGAACGTGCGGCTGCTCAGCGGGCTGCTCCTCACCATGAGCGGCAACAACCC GGAGCTGTTCTCTCCCTCTCAGAAGTACCAGCTCCTTGTCTACCATGCAGACTCCCTGTTCCATGACAAGGAGTACAGGAATGCTGTCAGCAAGTACACCATGGCcttacagcagaaaaaagccTTAAGTAAAACCTCCAAAGTCAGGCCTTCTACTGGGAATGCTGCATCAACACCCCAAAGCCAG tgtttaCCATCAGAAATTGAAGTGAAATACAAAATGGCTGAATGTTACACAATGCTGAAGCAAGATAAAGATGCCATTGCTATTCTTGATGGGATTCCTTCCAGGCAGAGAACTCCAAAG ATCAACATGATGCTGGCAAACCTGTACAAGAAGGCCGGCCAGGAGCGCTCCTCGGTGACGAGCTACAAGGAGGTGCTGAGGCAGTGTCCCTTGGCCCTGGATGCCATCCTAG GTTTGCTCTCACTGTCAGTGAAGGGAGCAGAAGTGGCCTCCATGACCATCAACATCATCCAGAGCATTCCCAACCTAGACTGGCTCTCAGTGTGGATCAAGGCATACGCCTTTGTGCATACTGGAGACAACACCAGGGCAATAAACACCATTTG CTCTTTAGAGAAGAAGTCATTGCTGAGGGACAATGTGGACTTGCTGGGGAGCTTAGCAGACCTGTACTTCAGAGCTGGAGATAATAAAAACTCTATCCTAAAATTTGAACAAGCACAAATGCTGGATCCTTACCTAATAAAAG GAATGGATGTTTATGGTTATTTATTGGCACGTGAGGGTCGGCTGGAGGATGTGGAGAACTTGGGCTGCCGGCTCTTTAACATTTCTGACCAACATGCAGAGCCCTGGGTGGTGTCtgg GTGTCACAGTTTCTACAGCAAACGCTACTCCCGTGCCTTGTACCTGGGAGCCAAAGCAATCCAGCTGAACAGCAACAGtgtgcaggctctgctgctgaagggagCTGCCCTGAGAAACATGGGCCGCGTGCAGGAGGCCATCATCCACTTCAGGGAGGCCATCAGGCTGGCCCCCTGCCGCCTGGACTGCTACGAGg GTCTCATCGAGTGTTACCTGGCGTCCAACAGCATCCGTGAAGCCATGGTGATGGCAAACAACGTGTACAAAACCCTGGGGGCAAACGCACAgaccctcaccctgctggccacagtcTGCCTGGAGGACCCAGTCAcgcaggaaaaggcaaaaacGTTGCTGGACAAAGCTCTCACACAAAGACCTGACTACATTAAAGCTGTGGTAAAGAAAGCAGAACTTCTCA gcagagagcagaagtATGAAGATGGGATTGCCTTGCTGAGGAATGCCCTGGCCAACCAGAGTGACTGTGTCCTGCACCGCATCCTGGGCGACTTCCTGGTGGCTGTCAACGAGTACCAGGAGGCCATGGACCAGTACAGCATAGCCCTGAG TTTGGATCCAAATGATCAGAAGTCACTGGAAggactgcagaaaatggaaaaagaggaaagtcCAACAGATGCCACCCAGGAAGAAGATGTGGATGACATGGAGGGAAGTGGAGAAGAGGGGGACTTGGAAGGCAGTGACAGTGAAGCAGCCCAGTGGGCAGATCAAGAACAGTGGTTTGGGATGCAGTAA